One window of the Haloarcula halobia genome contains the following:
- a CDS encoding DUF354 domain-containing protein produces the protein MATEASVGSSVPRESHTWVDLVSPSHPFFFRALVDGLDPMATTVTVRKKTETVPLAREVGFDVRTVGRDFDNPTVRKLGIPLRTAQLSLRAPDADVALCSRNAMCILAAKARGIPSIHFTDNDITAHVDGLRAEELYNRLEAMATHNVVPAAFDTWELKRWGASSGSIHTYDGLKEHVYVADFEPNPQFLEKLPFDEYVVVRPEAMTAAYVDVDQSIVPRLLAEVVDRGYNVVYLPRSRGDETYADAFADDRVYTPPNALNGLDLAWHARCVMTGSGTMAREAACMETPAVSFFPNSLLSVDQQLVDEGKVFHSRDVPDIGEYLTGLDAADAEPSRERARTVRDDVVSLTQSLIDDLEGDR, from the coding sequence ATGGCGACTGAGGCGAGCGTCGGGTCGTCCGTCCCCCGGGAGTCCCACACGTGGGTTGACCTCGTGAGTCCCTCCCACCCGTTTTTCTTCCGTGCACTGGTCGACGGCCTCGACCCGATGGCGACGACGGTGACTGTCCGCAAGAAGACGGAGACGGTCCCACTCGCCCGGGAGGTCGGGTTCGACGTCCGGACGGTGGGCCGTGACTTCGACAACCCGACGGTCCGCAAACTCGGGATTCCGCTCCGGACGGCACAGCTGAGCCTCCGGGCGCCTGACGCTGACGTCGCGCTCTGTTCGCGAAACGCAATGTGCATCCTCGCGGCGAAGGCGCGTGGCATCCCTTCCATCCACTTCACCGACAACGACATCACGGCCCACGTCGACGGCCTCCGGGCCGAGGAACTGTACAACCGCCTCGAGGCGATGGCGACGCACAACGTGGTGCCCGCCGCGTTCGACACCTGGGAACTCAAGCGGTGGGGGGCCAGCAGCGGGTCGATTCACACCTACGACGGCCTCAAGGAACACGTCTACGTCGCTGACTTCGAACCGAATCCGCAGTTCCTCGAGAAACTCCCGTTCGACGAGTACGTCGTGGTCCGTCCCGAGGCGATGACCGCGGCCTACGTCGACGTCGACCAGTCTATCGTCCCGCGACTGCTGGCCGAGGTGGTCGACCGTGGCTACAACGTGGTTTACCTGCCCCGCTCGCGCGGTGACGAGACGTACGCGGACGCCTTCGCCGACGACAGGGTGTACACGCCGCCGAACGCGCTGAACGGCCTGGACCTGGCCTGGCACGCCCGGTGTGTCATGACCGGGTCGGGGACGATGGCCCGCGAGGCGGCCTGTATGGAGACGCCCGCGGTGTCGTTCTTCCCGAACTCGCTGCTCTCGGTCGACCAGCAGCTGGTCGACGAGGGCAAGGTGTTCCACTCGCGGGACGTGCCCGACATCGGCGAGTACCTCACGGGCCTCGACGCCGCCGACGCCGAGCCGAGTCGAGAGCGCGCCCGGACGGTCCGAGACGACGTCGTCTCGCTCACCCAGAGTCTCATCGACGACCTGGAGGGTGATCGATGA
- a CDS encoding antibiotic ABC transporter permease has protein sequence MSGEGLAAQGRSNGDRWVQDTGHAMDRDDLPADEAFLLQVMLDTLAYARERDYTGWDYFDGMSSRVLEGLPADNKWVNIAVQESIKRAPVNVRPLLLVEQRQNFKGTALFAMANETAYALTSGERYREESRALVDWLVDNKADGYAGFCGGHTHEMQQLDERRPANTPNVVPTSYGVKALLRAAEYDDEYGAVARSAASFVAEDLKYTEFDGGARIVYQPLFDGEFYTLNGGALGARIHVDLYEAFDDPVYLERAQKLLDYIATKQADIGGWKYRDPPSASHLSMDNHHNGFVLEAYQRYQEVVGDDRYSETIERALDFHREYLFDANGAPNWDETKAYPKDIHAATQGIIVFSKAGEFTFARKILDWVFANLYAGEGQFYYQKRRFYTKRFTLMRWCQAWMAYAISVYLEERHLDGGT, from the coding sequence ATGAGCGGGGAGGGACTGGCGGCCCAGGGCCGCTCCAACGGCGACCGGTGGGTCCAGGACACGGGACACGCCATGGACCGGGACGACCTCCCGGCCGACGAGGCGTTCCTGCTCCAGGTGATGCTCGATACACTCGCGTACGCCCGGGAGCGGGACTACACCGGGTGGGACTACTTCGACGGGATGAGCAGCCGCGTCCTCGAGGGGCTCCCCGCCGACAACAAGTGGGTCAACATCGCCGTCCAGGAGAGCATCAAACGCGCGCCGGTGAACGTCAGGCCCCTCCTGCTGGTCGAACAGCGCCAGAACTTCAAGGGGACCGCGCTGTTCGCGATGGCAAACGAGACGGCCTACGCGCTCACCAGCGGCGAGCGCTACCGCGAGGAGTCGCGGGCCCTCGTCGACTGGCTGGTCGACAACAAGGCCGACGGCTACGCCGGGTTCTGTGGCGGCCACACCCACGAGATGCAGCAACTGGACGAGCGGCGGCCGGCCAACACGCCCAACGTCGTCCCGACGTCCTACGGCGTCAAGGCGCTCCTCCGTGCAGCGGAGTACGACGACGAGTACGGCGCCGTCGCGCGCTCGGCGGCGTCGTTCGTCGCGGAGGACCTGAAGTACACCGAGTTCGACGGCGGCGCGCGCATCGTCTACCAACCGCTCTTCGACGGGGAGTTCTACACGCTGAACGGCGGCGCCCTCGGGGCACGCATCCACGTCGACCTCTACGAGGCGTTCGACGACCCCGTCTACCTCGAACGAGCACAGAAACTCCTGGACTACATCGCGACCAAACAGGCCGACATCGGGGGCTGGAAGTACCGCGATCCGCCCTCGGCGTCACACCTCTCGATGGACAACCACCACAACGGCTTCGTCCTCGAGGCCTACCAGCGGTACCAGGAGGTCGTCGGCGACGACCGGTACAGCGAGACCATCGAGCGGGCGCTCGACTTCCACCGGGAGTACCTGTTCGACGCCAACGGCGCGCCAAACTGGGACGAGACGAAGGCCTACCCGAAGGACATCCACGCGGCCACGCAGGGCATCATCGTGTTCTCGAAGGCCGGCGAGTTCACCTTCGCCCGGAAGATACTCGACTGGGTCTTCGCCAACCTCTATGCCGGCGAAGGGCAGTTCTACTACCAGAAACGGCGCTTCTACACGAAGCGGTTCACGCTGATGCGCTGGTGTCAGGCGTGGATGGCCTACGCGATATCGGTGTACCTCGAGGAACGTCACCTCGACGGGGGGACCTGA